One genomic segment of Acomys russatus chromosome 6, mAcoRus1.1, whole genome shotgun sequence includes these proteins:
- the Becn2 gene encoding beclin-2, which translates to MSCTLFLCQRCNEPLKLSKELLAMQRAPSEAQDHASPSTEMPVSGEPEASTSCTSHPDGGEKSQERVFTLLGEFLSLRSLTIIQNTTIETAEILSGQKDVDHPLCVDCTDSLLMQLDAELTLTESDNQTYRSFVKRELMVTDEEKLQAELLCLEQEEAKLAQELEDVDHHCARVAADLQAAEAENKKLYQQKQQYWMEYSALKMEQLELMDQLCSVENQLAWALRQQRLLKETSIFNSTFTISVEGPLGVINNFRLGCLPGLRVGWNEINAAWGQTALLLFSLSKRAGLQFQRYQLVPRGAHSYLKSLTGDEVLLLFSDGSHSVFLNNKFDCGMKAFLDCLEQFVEKAEKAKGYLCLPYRVHVNEGMMEDAWGTGERYAIRTHLNTEEEWTKALKFMLTNLKLILDWASLRYCQH; encoded by the coding sequence ATGTCTTGCACCCTCTTCCTGTGCCAGCGCTGCAATGAGCCCCTCAAACTCTCAAAGGAGCTCCTTGCGATGCAGAGGGCACCCTCAGAAGCCCAGGATCATGCCAGCCCCTCCACAGAGATGCCGGTCTCTGGGGAACCAGAGGCCAGCACCTCCTGCACGTCTCACCCTGACGGTGGCGAGAAGTCCCAGGAACGTGTCTTTACTCTGCTTGGTGAGTTTCTCTCTCTGAGATCTTTGACCATTATCCAAAATACTACTATAGAGACCGCTGAAATCCTCTCGGGCCAAAAGGACGTGGATCACCCGCTGTGTGTGGACTGCACCGATAGTCTTCTGATGCAACTAGACGCCGAACTCACTCTCACTGAGTCTGACAACCAGACCTACAGGAGCTTCGTGAAGAGAGAGCTGATGGTGACTGACGAGGAGAAGCTCCAGGCTGAGCTGTTGTGTCtggagcaggaggaggcaaaGCTGGCTCAGGAGCTGGAGGACGTAGACCACCATTGCGCAAGAGTGGCCGCTGACCTCCAAGCAGCCGAGGCAGAGAACAAGAAGCTCTATCAACAGAAACAGCAGTACTGGATGGAGTATTCGGCCTTGAAGATGGAACAGCTGGAGCTGATGGACCAGCTATGCAGTGTAGAGAACCAACTGGCGTGGGCCCTGAGGCAGCAGCGGCTCTTGAAAGAGACCAGTATCTTCAATAGCACGTTTACCATCTCGGTGGAGGGTCCCTTGGGCGTAATCAACAATTTCAGGCTGGGCTGCCTCCCGGGACTCCGGGTGGGATGGAATGAGATCAACGCCGCCTGGGGACAGACAGCCTTACTGCTCTTCAGCTTGTCCAAGAGAGCTGGACTGCAATTCCAGAGGTACCAACTGGTTCCCCGCGGGGCCCATTCCTACCTAAAGTCCTTGACTGGGGATgaggtgttgctgttgttttccgaCGGGAGCCACAGCGTCTTTTTGAATAACAAGTTTGACTGCGGGATGAAGGCCTTCCTGGACTGTCTGGAGCAGTTCGTGGAGAAGGCTGAGAAGGCCAAGGGATATCTCTGCCTGCCCTACAGGGTCCACGTGAATGAAGGCATGATGGAGGATGCCTGGGGCACTGGGGAGCGCTACGCCATCAGGACCCATCTGAACACCGAGGAGGAGTGGACAAAGGCCCTGAAGTTCATGCTTACCAACTTGAAGTTGATTCTTGACTGGGCTTCCCTAAGGTACTGCCAGCACTAA